One genomic segment of Coffea arabica cultivar ET-39 chromosome 6e, Coffea Arabica ET-39 HiFi, whole genome shotgun sequence includes these proteins:
- the LOC113696817 gene encoding large ribosomal subunit protein uL4y-like, which yields MRKVPVNKKWFAVVSAIAASAVPSLVMARSHRIESVLQIPCVISDFAEAMEKTSNAISLLKKIGAYLDAEKAKDSQGIRPGKGKMCNSHYICRKVLWLRMENRFLVMVIRDLLNLCEITKGKDNKAVIASNIMQMTVNSSYPWLMVISRSLKENGLSNLFDNGSSSIKEYHVRGFAVSP from the exons ATGAGGAAG GTCCCAGTTAACAAGAAATGGTTTGCCGTGGTTTCTGCCATCGCCGCCTCTGCAGTGCCTTCCCTTGTCATGGCCCGCAGCCACCGGATCGAGTCTGTCCTGCAAATCCCCTGTGTGATCTCCGATTTTGCTGAGGCCATGGAGAAAACCTCCAATGCTATCAGTCTTCTCAAGAAAATTGGGGCTTACCTTGATGCTGAGAAGGCTAAGGACAGCCAGGGTATCCGCCCAGGAAAGGGTAAGATGTGTAACAGCCACTACATCTGCAGGAAAGTCCTCTGGTTGCGTATG GAAAATAGATTTCTTGTGATGGTGATACGTGATTTGTTAAACCTTTGTGAGATTACAAAAGGCAAAGACAACAAAGCAGTTATTGCAAGTAATATAAT GCAAATGACCGTGAACTCCAGTTATCCATGGTTGATGGTGATTTCAAGAAGTTTGAAGGAAAATGGTCTGTCAAATCTG TTTGACAATGGCAGTAGTAGCATAAAAGAGTACCATGTTCGAGGCTTTGCAGTTTCCCCCTGA